From the Rhodoferax sp. WC2427 genome, one window contains:
- a CDS encoding ABC transporter permease, with protein MRKLQAVGRFAVVIVLTYLGLLAVTFFIGRVMPIDPVLAIVGDRASGELVARVREELGFNKPLWEQFYIYISKVLRGDFGTSVLSSHPVMDDIRRAFPATFELATLGILIGVALGVPLGVWAAVRRGGVVDQIVRVMGLVGYSVPIFWLGLMGLVLFYARLDWVAGPGRIDVVYEYTLTPVTGLLLLDAAMAGQWDAFGNVLSHLILPASLLGYFSLAYISRMTRSFMLHELSQEYIVAARAKGLSETRIIWRHALRNAMVPLVTVISLSYAGLLEGSVLTETVFAWPGLGLYITNSLQNADMNAVLGGTIVVGSIFIGLNLLSDLLYKTLDPRTRTR; from the coding sequence ATGCGAAAACTCCAGGCCGTAGGGCGGTTTGCGGTCGTCATCGTCCTCACCTACCTGGGCCTGTTGGCCGTCACCTTCTTCATTGGCCGGGTCATGCCCATCGACCCGGTGCTGGCCATCGTGGGCGACCGGGCCTCGGGCGAGCTGGTGGCCAGGGTGCGCGAAGAGCTGGGCTTCAACAAGCCGCTGTGGGAGCAGTTTTATATCTACATCAGCAAGGTGCTGCGCGGTGACTTTGGCACCTCAGTGCTGAGCTCGCACCCGGTGATGGACGACATCCGCCGCGCGTTTCCCGCCACCTTCGAGCTGGCCACGCTGGGCATTCTGATTGGCGTGGCTTTGGGTGTGCCGCTGGGCGTGTGGGCCGCCGTGCGCCGGGGCGGCGTGGTGGACCAGATCGTGCGCGTGATGGGCCTGGTGGGCTATTCGGTGCCGATCTTCTGGCTGGGTCTGATGGGGCTGGTGCTGTTCTACGCCAGGCTGGACTGGGTGGCCGGGCCGGGCCGCATCGATGTAGTTTATGAATACACCCTGACCCCGGTCACCGGCCTGTTGCTACTGGACGCGGCCATGGCCGGGCAGTGGGATGCGTTTGGCAATGTGCTGTCGCATTTGATCCTGCCCGCTTCGCTGCTGGGCTATTTTTCGCTGGCCTATATCAGCCGTATGACGCGCTCTTTCATGCTGCACGAGCTGTCGCAGGAGTACATCGTGGCCGCCCGCGCCAAGGGTTTGAGCGAGACCCGCATCATCTGGCGGCACGCGCTGCGCAATGCCATGGTGCCGCTGGTCACCGTGATCAGCCTGTCGTACGCCGGGTTGCTTGAAGGCTCGGTGCTGACGGAGACCGTGTTCGCCTGGCCGGGCCTGGGCCTGTACATCACCAATTCGTTGCAAAACGCCGACATGAACGCGGTGCTGGGCGGCACTATCGTGGTGGGCTCGATTTTCATTGGCCTGAACTTGCTGTCGGACTTGCTTTACAAGACGCTGGACCCCCGTACTAGGACCCGATGA
- a CDS encoding DUF86 domain-containing protein, which yields MSDAPQSREWRFYLDDMVGFCQRVLAFTHGLDQNQFVGDAMRFDATVRNIELIGEAATHIPDTVRAAHPEIPWRMVIATRNRLIHGYLGIDNDTLWSIVTTDVPNLLPALQAIPKRA from the coding sequence ATGTCTGATGCGCCACAGAGCCGCGAGTGGCGGTTTTATCTGGACGATATGGTCGGTTTTTGCCAGCGGGTGCTGGCTTTTACCCACGGACTGGACCAAAACCAGTTCGTCGGCGATGCCATGCGCTTCGATGCCACGGTACGCAATATTGAACTGATCGGTGAAGCGGCAACCCACATTCCGGACACGGTGCGCGCCGCCCATCCCGAGATTCCGTGGCGCATGGTCATAGCGACGCGCAATCGGCTGATCCATGGCTATTTGGGTATCGACAATGACACCCTGTGGAGCATCGTGACTACCGATGTTCCGAACTTGTTGCCTGCGCTGCAAGCCATTCCAAAACGAGCATGA
- a CDS encoding ABC transporter ATP-binding protein, whose amino-acid sequence MTEPLLVVDDLRVAFPNRDGGWVEVVRGVSFTLGKERLGIVGESGSGKSQTGRAILGLTAPEGRVTAKRLAFKGTDLMHCSAQERRKLRGGRIAMVLQDPKFSLNPVMRIGDQIVETLQAHTQVSNAQAKKQALAALEQVQIDDPARVYKLYPHEVSGGMGQRAMIAMMLIANPDLLIADEPTSALDVTVQLQVLAILDALVVQRGMGLIFVSHDLRLVSTFCDRILVMYAGRVVEELPAGGLAQAKHPYTLGLLNCLPQLGDNRHPLPTLNRQPEWAL is encoded by the coding sequence ATGACAGAACCCCTTTTGGTGGTCGATGACCTGCGGGTGGCATTTCCCAACCGCGACGGCGGCTGGGTGGAGGTGGTGCGCGGCGTGTCGTTCACGCTGGGCAAGGAGCGGCTGGGCATCGTGGGCGAATCGGGTTCGGGCAAGTCGCAGACGGGTAGGGCGATTCTGGGCCTGACGGCCCCCGAAGGCCGGGTCACTGCCAAGCGTTTGGCGTTCAAAGGCACCGACCTGATGCATTGCAGCGCCCAGGAGCGCCGCAAGCTGCGCGGTGGCCGCATTGCCATGGTGCTGCAAGACCCGAAGTTCTCACTTAACCCAGTGATGCGCATCGGCGACCAGATCGTTGAGACACTGCAGGCGCACACCCAGGTATCCAACGCCCAGGCCAAAAAACAGGCCCTGGCGGCGCTGGAGCAGGTGCAGATCGACGACCCGGCCCGCGTGTACAAGCTGTACCCGCACGAGGTATCGGGCGGCATGGGCCAGCGCGCCATGATTGCCATGATGCTGATCGCCAACCCCGACCTGCTGATTGCTGACGAACCCACATCGGCCCTGGACGTGACCGTGCAGCTGCAGGTGCTGGCGATCCTGGACGCACTGGTGGTGCAGCGCGGCATGGGCCTGATTTTTGTGTCGCACGACCTGCGCCTGGTCTCCACCTTTTGCGACCGCATTCTGGTGATGTACGCCGGGCGGGTGGTCGAGGAGCTGCCCGCGGGCGGGCTGGCGCAAGCCAAGCACCCCTACACCTTGGGGCTATTGAACTGCCTGCCGCAGCTCGGCGACAACCGGCACCCGCTGCCCACGCTGAACCGCCAGCCGGAGTGGGCTTTATGA
- a CDS encoding ABC transporter permease: MTTSNLHDWLMSDRPASRRQAAWGRAYGAWRIFLRNRLAVLGLAIVLALVLVALLAPLIAPYSPTVGDLRTTRLLPPSQLFWLGTDDQGRDILSRLIHGSRITLMVVVLVAVLAAPIGLLVGTVAGYAGGMVDAALMRITDIFLAFPRLILALAFVAALGPGIENAVIAIAITAWPPYARMARAETLTVRQTDYIAAVQLIGASPWRIVLHHIMPLCLSSVIVRVTLDMAGIILTAAGLGFLGLGAQPPTPEWGAMIANGRQYVLDQWWVAAAPGAAIFLVSLAFNLVGDGLRDALDPKGVK, from the coding sequence ATGACCACAAGCAATTTGCACGACTGGCTGATGAGCGACCGGCCCGCCTCGCGCCGCCAGGCCGCCTGGGGCCGGGCCTACGGCGCCTGGCGCATCTTTCTGCGCAACCGGCTGGCGGTGCTCGGCCTGGCCATTGTGCTGGCGCTGGTGCTGGTGGCCCTGCTGGCCCCGCTGATCGCGCCGTACTCGCCCACCGTGGGCGATTTGCGCACCACCAGGTTGCTGCCGCCTTCGCAGCTGTTTTGGCTGGGCACGGACGACCAGGGGCGGGACATTTTGTCGCGCCTCATCCATGGTTCGCGCATCACCTTGATGGTGGTGGTGCTGGTGGCCGTGCTGGCCGCGCCCATCGGCCTGCTGGTGGGCACGGTGGCGGGCTATGCCGGGGGCATGGTGGATGCGGCGCTGATGCGCATCACCGACATTTTTCTGGCCTTTCCCCGGCTGATCCTGGCGCTGGCCTTTGTGGCGGCGCTCGGCCCCGGCATTGAAAACGCGGTGATCGCCATTGCCATCACCGCCTGGCCGCCGTACGCGCGTATGGCCCGTGCCGAAACGCTGACCGTGCGCCAGACCGACTACATCGCAGCGGTGCAGCTCATTGGCGCGTCGCCCTGGCGCATCGTGCTGCACCACATCATGCCGCTGTGCCTGTCTTCGGTGATCGTGCGGGTCACGCTGGACATGGCGGGCATTATTCTGACGGCCGCCGGGCTGGGCTTTCTGGGCCTGGGCGCGCAGCCGCCCACACCCGAGTGGGGCGCGATGATCGCCAATGGCCGCCAGTACGTGCTCGACCAGTGGTGGGTGGCGGCAGCACCGGGGGCGGCGATTTTCCTGGTCAGCCTGGCCTTTAATCTGGTGGGTGACGGCTTGCGCGATGCGCTCGACCCGAAAGGCGTGAAATGA
- a CDS encoding nucleotidyltransferase family protein has product MDRQTTLGLLTQHKAHLGRLFGVVQLALFGSMARDTATARSDVDVLVSFDGPATSARYFGVQFYLEDLLGCPVDLVTDKALRPELRPYVERDAVHV; this is encoded by the coding sequence ATGGACCGCCAAACCACTCTCGGGCTTTTGACCCAGCACAAAGCCCATTTGGGCCGCCTGTTCGGTGTCGTCCAATTGGCGTTGTTTGGCTCCATGGCCCGCGATACCGCCACGGCCCGCAGCGACGTGGACGTTCTTGTCTCCTTCGACGGCCCTGCCACCTCAGCCCGCTATTTTGGGGTGCAGTTTTACCTGGAAGACCTGTTGGGTTGTCCCGTGGACTTGGTGACCGACAAGGCTTTGCGCCCGGAACTTCGGCCTTATGTGGAACGGGATGCCGTGCATGTCTGA
- the ligA gene encoding NAD-dependent DNA ligase LigA: MESSDLFSPPAPIPSAQAATEIEALRTQLNAWSHSYYVLDAPTVPDAEYDRVFKALQALEAAHPELLTADSPTQRVGGKPLPEFASVRHAVPMLSIRTETDTEPTGAQNFDARIRKELGLLESDPPVEYVAEPKFDGLAMSLRYEMGVLVQAATRGDGEYGEDVTQNIRTLRQIPLRLHGGAPPVLEVRGEVYMRLADFDALNERQRENGDKTFVNPRNAAAGAVRQLDPGIAARRPLSFFAYGLGEVTPPEQGGPVFDTHYALLQTLKKWGFPVAAQVEIAQGATELIAYHQKIGAARDGLPYDIDGVVYKLNALALQRQLGFVSREPRWAVAHKYPAQEQLTSITAIDVQVGRTGKLTPVARLAPIFVGGVTVTNATLHNLFELRRKRVRVGDTAIVRRAGDVIPEVVGIIDKPRARYVPNFRMPRACPICGSKVVREKTEMNHRCSGGLFCPAQRKEAILHFAHRRAVEVEGLGDKLVEQLVDTGVIRTLPDLYKLGFTALSALDRMADKSAQNILDALEKSKNTTLPRFLFGLGIRHVGEATAKALARHFGKLDAVMDATPEQLLEVADVGPIVALAIRTFFDQPHNREVVEQLRACGIHWEEGEPAQQAPKPLAGQTFVLTGTFPTLSRDQAKDLLEAAGAKVAGSVSKKTSYVVAGEEAGSKLDKAQALGITVLDEAGMLALLQPVDAATD; encoded by the coding sequence ATGGAAAGTTCAGACCTTTTTAGCCCTCCAGCGCCCATTCCATCAGCGCAAGCAGCTACAGAAATTGAAGCACTGCGCACCCAGCTCAACGCCTGGAGCCACAGCTACTACGTGCTGGACGCGCCCACGGTGCCCGATGCCGAGTACGACCGTGTCTTCAAAGCCCTGCAGGCGCTGGAAGCCGCCCACCCCGAACTGTTGACCGCCGATTCGCCCACCCAGCGCGTGGGCGGCAAGCCGCTGCCCGAATTTGCTTCCGTGCGCCACGCCGTGCCCATGCTCAGCATCCGCACCGAGACCGACACCGAGCCTACCGGCGCGCAAAACTTCGACGCCCGCATCCGCAAGGAACTGGGGCTGCTGGAGTCCGACCCGCCCGTCGAGTACGTGGCCGAACCCAAGTTCGACGGCCTGGCCATGAGCCTGCGCTATGAAATGGGCGTGCTGGTGCAGGCCGCCACCCGGGGCGACGGCGAGTACGGCGAAGACGTGACGCAAAACATCCGCACCCTGCGGCAGATTCCGCTGCGCCTGCATGGGGGTGCGCCGCCCGTGCTGGAAGTGCGCGGCGAGGTCTATATGCGCCTGGCCGACTTCGATGCGCTCAACGAACGCCAGCGCGAAAACGGCGACAAAACCTTCGTCAACCCGCGCAACGCCGCCGCCGGTGCCGTGCGCCAGCTCGACCCCGGTATCGCCGCCCGGCGGCCCCTGAGCTTTTTCGCCTACGGCCTGGGCGAGGTCACGCCGCCAGAGCAGGGGGGGCCGGTGTTCGACACGCACTACGCGCTGCTGCAAACCCTGAAAAAATGGGGTTTTCCGGTCGCAGCCCAGGTGGAAATAGCGCAAGGCGCTACGGAATTAATAGCGTATCACCAAAAGATCGGTGCCGCCCGCGACGGCCTGCCGTATGACATCGACGGCGTGGTCTACAAGCTCAACGCCCTGGCCCTGCAGCGCCAGCTCGGTTTTGTGTCGCGCGAGCCGCGCTGGGCCGTGGCGCACAAATACCCGGCGCAAGAGCAGCTCACTTCTATTACCGCCATCGATGTGCAGGTGGGCCGCACCGGCAAGCTCACGCCGGTGGCGCGGCTGGCCCCCATCTTTGTGGGCGGTGTCACGGTGACCAACGCCACCCTGCACAACCTGTTCGAGCTGCGCCGCAAGCGGGTGCGGGTGGGCGACACCGCCATCGTGCGGCGGGCGGGCGACGTGATTCCCGAGGTGGTGGGCATCATCGACAAACCCCGCGCCCGGTATGTGCCCAACTTCCGCATGCCGCGCGCCTGCCCCATCTGCGGCAGCAAAGTGGTGCGCGAAAAAACCGAGATGAACCACCGCTGCAGTGGCGGCCTGTTCTGCCCGGCGCAGCGCAAGGAGGCCATCCTGCATTTCGCCCACCGCCGCGCGGTGGAGGTCGAAGGCCTGGGCGACAAGCTGGTGGAGCAGCTGGTGGACACCGGCGTGATCCGCACCTTGCCCGACCTGTACAAGCTGGGCTTCACCGCCTTGTCTGCCCTGGACCGCATGGCCGACAAGTCGGCGCAGAACATCCTGGACGCGCTGGAAAAATCCAAAAACACCACCTTGCCGCGCTTCCTCTTTGGTCTGGGTATCCGCCACGTCGGCGAAGCCACGGCCAAGGCACTGGCCCGGCACTTTGGCAAGCTCGACGCGGTCATGGATGCCACGCCCGAGCAATTGCTGGAAGTGGCCGATGTGGGCCCCATCGTCGCCCTGGCCATCCGCACCTTCTTCGACCAACCACACAACCGCGAAGTGGTCGAGCAACTGCGTGCCTGCGGCATCCACTGGGAGGAGGGCGAACCCGCCCAGCAAGCTCCCAAGCCCCTGGCAGGCCAAACCTTCGTCCTCACCGGCACCTTCCCCACCCTGAGCCGCGACCAGGCCAAAGACCTGCTCGAAGCCGCCGGTGCCAAAGTGGCCGGCTCGGTGAGCAAAAAAACCAGCTACGTGGTCGCAGGCGAGGAGGCCGGCAGCAAGCTGGACAAGGCGCAGGCGCTGGGCATCACCGTGCTGGACGAGGCGGGGATGTTGGCGTTGTTGCAGCCGGTGGATGCTGCAACGGACTAA
- a CDS encoding cell division protein ZipA C-terminal FtsZ-binding domain-containing protein: protein MTTTLQLGLAIGGGLVLATVVAYNTWSARKNAPKQPDPLPIPIEPSAPDIERRDPAFDGEELPPLPTPERKPGMDALIDVLAPIALEQPVSGDAALAAMPPTRRVGSKPFAIEGLNVATQQWETPVAGQRYSQLQAGVQLANRTGALNEIEFSEFVIKTQAYADTVSGLPEFPDMREEVARGRELDQFANDHDAQLGFTLRAVHAAWSPGYVQQHAARLGFVPSLIPGRMLLPSSTPGMPPILGLAFDAQAALAEDPDQSALREVTLSLDVPQVDRAEQPFVRLRDTAAALAEAMDGSLTDDRGYPLQRDALDGIGASLEQLYDTLDSRELAAGSVLARRLFS, encoded by the coding sequence ATGACCACCACCCTACAACTCGGCCTGGCCATCGGCGGCGGGCTCGTGCTTGCCACCGTCGTGGCCTACAACACCTGGTCGGCGCGCAAAAACGCCCCCAAGCAGCCCGATCCCTTGCCCATTCCCATCGAGCCCAGCGCGCCGGATATCGAACGCCGCGACCCCGCGTTTGACGGAGAGGAGCTGCCCCCGCTGCCCACGCCCGAGCGCAAGCCCGGCATGGACGCGCTGATCGACGTGCTGGCCCCCATTGCGCTGGAGCAACCGGTGTCGGGCGATGCCGCCCTGGCCGCCATGCCGCCGACCCGCCGCGTTGGCAGCAAACCTTTTGCCATCGAGGGCCTGAACGTGGCCACCCAGCAGTGGGAAACCCCGGTGGCGGGCCAGCGCTACAGCCAACTGCAGGCGGGCGTGCAACTGGCCAACCGTACCGGCGCACTCAACGAGATCGAGTTCTCTGAGTTCGTCATCAAAACCCAGGCCTACGCCGACACCGTGAGCGGCCTGCCCGAGTTCCCCGACATGCGCGAAGAAGTGGCCCGGGGCCGCGAGCTCGACCAGTTCGCCAACGACCACGATGCCCAGCTCGGCTTCACCCTGCGCGCGGTGCACGCCGCCTGGAGCCCCGGCTATGTGCAGCAGCACGCTGCCCGACTGGGGTTTGTGCCCAGCCTGATTCCCGGCCGCATGCTGCTGCCCAGCAGCACGCCCGGCATGCCCCCCATCCTGGGCCTGGCGTTTGATGCCCAGGCGGCCCTGGCCGAAGACCCCGACCAGTCGGCCCTGCGCGAAGTCACCCTGAGCCTGGACGTGCCGCAGGTGGACCGCGCCGAGCAGCCCTTTGTGCGCCTGCGCGACACCGCCGCCGCCCTGGCCGAAGCCATGGACGGCAGCCTCACCGACGACCGGGGCTACCCGCTGCAGCGCGACGCGCTGGACGGCATCGGTGCCTCGCTGGAGCAGCTGTACGACACGCTGGACTCGCGCGAGCTGGCGGCGGGCTCGGTACTGGCGCGCAGACTGTTCAGCTAA
- a CDS encoding substrate-binding periplasmic protein, whose translation MKRFVFSLAVGLLCTMHCRAQTDSGLIRLATLEWPPYNGLLLPQGGLSSYITSAVAKAAGYRLLTASFEWSTTVRKGEQDPHFDGYFPEYFSKEREQACYLSHSIGNSVLGLATLRTAPIYWNAITDLAPYKLGVVDGYLNGEALDQAIQAKRQPVETGTSDAVNIQKLRTGQVRGIVVDKNVLRYTLSRTGGTEHVAFNTRPIAQLSLHVCFRRTPAGLQMRNAFDTALGHQNVVQLESTYFKMFPLGR comes from the coding sequence GTGAAGCGCTTCGTATTTTCTTTGGCAGTGGGGCTCTTGTGCACGATGCACTGCCGGGCCCAAACCGACTCCGGATTGATCCGCCTGGCCACCCTGGAATGGCCGCCCTATAACGGCCTGCTGCTGCCCCAGGGCGGCCTGTCCAGCTACATCACCTCGGCGGTGGCCAAGGCGGCGGGCTACCGCCTGCTGACCGCGTCGTTCGAATGGAGCACCACCGTGCGCAAAGGCGAACAAGACCCCCACTTTGACGGCTACTTTCCCGAGTACTTCAGCAAAGAACGGGAGCAGGCCTGCTACCTGTCGCATTCCATCGGCAACAGCGTTCTGGGGCTAGCCACCCTGCGAACGGCCCCCATCTACTGGAACGCCATCACCGACCTGGCCCCCTACAAGCTGGGGGTTGTCGATGGCTACCTTAACGGCGAGGCGCTGGACCAGGCCATCCAGGCCAAGCGCCAACCGGTGGAAACCGGGACCAGCGATGCCGTGAATATCCAGAAACTTCGCACGGGCCAGGTCCGCGGCATCGTGGTGGACAAGAACGTACTCAGGTATACCTTGTCGCGCACGGGTGGCACCGAGCACGTTGCGTTCAATACCCGGCCGATTGCGCAGTTGAGCCTGCACGTGTGCTTTCGGCGCACGCCCGCTGGTTTGCAGATGCGCAATGCCTTTGATACGGCCCTCGGGCACCAGAATGTGGTGCAGTTGGAAAGCACCTACTTCAAGATGTTCCCGCTGGGCCGCTGA
- the ddpX gene encoding D-alanyl-D-alanine dipeptidase gives MPHPLVQVHPETHGIVLDLAYATANNIAGRPIYDRAHCLLHRDAEACLRKAVLLAAESGLRLKIFDAFRPHEAQVLLWESAPDQAYVADPAIGSNHTRGTAVDLTLVDAQEAELDMGTAFDDMSDASHHFSEQVSAQAQANRLLLLQVMEGAGFKHLPHEWWHYALPGHYGLIDSAALGDLSPMRPS, from the coding sequence ATGCCCCATCCTCTCGTCCAGGTCCACCCGGAAACCCATGGCATCGTGCTCGATCTGGCCTATGCCACCGCCAACAATATCGCGGGCCGCCCCATTTACGACCGCGCCCATTGCCTGCTGCACCGCGATGCCGAAGCCTGCCTGCGCAAGGCCGTGCTGCTGGCAGCGGAATCGGGCCTGCGGCTGAAGATTTTTGATGCCTTTCGCCCGCACGAGGCCCAGGTGCTGCTGTGGGAGTCTGCGCCCGACCAAGCCTACGTGGCCGACCCCGCCATCGGCTCCAACCACACGCGCGGCACGGCGGTGGACCTGACCCTGGTGGACGCGCAGGAGGCCGAGCTGGACATGGGCACGGCTTTCGACGACATGAGCGACGCATCGCACCATTTCAGTGAACAGGTCTCAGCCCAGGCGCAGGCCAACCGCCTGCTGCTGCTGCAGGTGATGGAAGGCGCGGGTTTCAAGCACCTGCCCCACGAATGGTGGCACTACGCGCTGCCCGGCCACTATGGCCTGATCGACAGCGCCGCGCTGGGCGATTTGAGCCCGATGCGTCCGAGTTAG
- a CDS encoding ABC transporter substrate-binding protein: MRFTTPVLSRRTLAAAVASTLVLGYGMAPALAATPKDTLVVAFAFDDIITMDPAEVFEISASEVMGNIYDRLVRLDINDPSKLVNDIAKSWTVSADGKTFSFELKPGLKFASGNPLTADDVAFSLQRAVLLDKSPAFILTQFGFSKTNVKDKIKATGALTMTLETDKAYAPSFVMNCLTADVGAVVDKKLVLANEVAGDLGYAWLKTHYAGSGPLKLREWRANEVVALERNDSYYGKKAPLARVLYRHIKESSTQRLLLEKGDIDMARNLAPQDLAAMASNKDIKIESAPKGTVYYISLNQKNPNLAKPEVREALKWLVDYAAIGDTLIKNIGTVDQNFLPVGLLGASTVNPYKLDVDKARALLVKAGLPNGFKVTIDMRTIQPVQGITESFQQNAKRAGIDIEIIPGDGKQVLTKYRARTHDMYIGQWGADYWDPHSNATFVQNTDNSDDAKAKPLAWRNAWVAPELEKMADAAVVERDTGKRKKIYEDMQAEFRKASPFIMLYQQVEVAAVRSNVAGFKLGPTFGSDYMFTASKR, encoded by the coding sequence ATGCGTTTTACGACACCCGTACTCTCCCGCCGCACGCTGGCAGCAGCCGTGGCCTCGACCCTGGTTTTAGGCTACGGCATGGCGCCCGCCCTGGCCGCCACGCCCAAGGACACGCTGGTGGTGGCCTTTGCGTTCGACGACATCATCACCATGGACCCGGCCGAGGTGTTTGAAATCTCGGCCAGCGAGGTCATGGGCAATATCTACGACCGCCTGGTGCGGCTGGACATCAACGACCCGTCCAAACTCGTCAACGACATCGCCAAGTCCTGGACCGTGTCGGCCGATGGCAAGACCTTCAGCTTCGAGCTCAAGCCCGGCCTGAAGTTTGCCTCCGGCAACCCGCTCACGGCAGACGATGTAGCTTTCTCGCTGCAGCGCGCGGTGTTGCTCGACAAGTCTCCGGCCTTCATCCTCACCCAGTTTGGTTTTAGCAAAACCAATGTCAAAGACAAGATCAAGGCCACCGGTGCGCTGACCATGACGCTGGAAACCGACAAGGCCTATGCCCCGTCGTTTGTCATGAACTGCCTGACCGCCGACGTAGGCGCGGTGGTAGACAAAAAGCTGGTGCTGGCCAACGAAGTGGCGGGCGACCTGGGCTATGCCTGGCTCAAGACCCATTACGCCGGTTCCGGCCCCTTGAAGCTGCGCGAATGGCGCGCCAATGAAGTGGTGGCGCTGGAGCGCAACGACAGTTATTACGGCAAAAAGGCCCCGCTGGCCCGCGTGCTGTACCGCCACATCAAGGAGTCCAGCACCCAGCGCCTGCTGCTGGAAAAGGGCGACATCGACATGGCCCGCAACCTGGCCCCGCAAGATCTGGCCGCCATGGCCAGCAACAAGGACATCAAGATCGAATCGGCCCCCAAGGGCACGGTCTACTACATCAGCCTGAACCAGAAGAACCCCAACCTGGCCAAGCCCGAGGTGCGCGAAGCCCTGAAATGGCTGGTGGACTACGCTGCCATTGGCGACACGCTGATCAAGAACATCGGCACCGTAGACCAGAACTTCCTGCCCGTGGGCCTGCTGGGGGCCAGCACCGTCAACCCGTACAAGCTGGACGTGGACAAGGCCCGTGCGCTGCTGGTCAAGGCCGGGCTGCCCAATGGCTTCAAGGTCACCATCGACATGCGCACCATCCAGCCGGTGCAGGGCATTACCGAGTCCTTCCAGCAAAACGCCAAGCGCGCGGGCATCGACATCGAAATCATCCCCGGCGACGGCAAGCAGGTGCTCACCAAGTACCGCGCCCGCACCCACGACATGTACATCGGCCAGTGGGGCGCCGACTACTGGGACCCGCACAGCAACGCCACCTTTGTGCAAAACACCGACAACAGCGACGATGCCAAGGCCAAGCCCCTGGCCTGGCGCAATGCCTGGGTGGCCCCCGAGCTGGAAAAAATGGCCGATGCCGCCGTGGTGGAGCGCGACACCGGCAAGCGTAAAAAGATCTACGAAGACATGCAGGCCGAATTCCGCAAGGCCAGCCCCTTCATCATGCTGTACCAGCAGGTGGAAGTGGCGGCGGTGCGCAGCAACGTGGCGGGCTTCAAGCTCGGCCCCACGTTCGGCTCAGACTACATGTTTACCGCCAGCAAGCGCTAA
- the def gene encoding peptide deformylase, translating to MTLHTILKMGDPRLLRTAQPVTAFDTDELHLLISDMLDTMRSVNGAGLAAPQIGVDLQLVVFGTADVNPRYPDRPVVPPTVLINPVITPIGDAEESDWEGCLSVPGLRGLVPRWSRIRYTGFDQYGDPIDRMVDGFHARVVQHECDHLIGRLYPTRMRDLTQLGYTDVLFPALDPADDD from the coding sequence ATGACCCTCCACACCATCCTCAAAATGGGCGACCCGCGCCTGCTGCGCACGGCCCAGCCGGTGACCGCATTCGACACCGACGAACTCCACCTGCTCATCTCGGACATGCTGGACACCATGCGCTCCGTCAACGGCGCGGGGCTGGCGGCGCCGCAGATCGGGGTGGATTTGCAGCTGGTGGTGTTTGGCACGGCGGACGTGAATCCGCGCTACCCGGACCGGCCCGTTGTGCCGCCTACGGTGCTGATCAACCCGGTGATCACGCCGATAGGTGACGCGGAAGAAAGCGACTGGGAAGGTTGCCTGTCGGTACCGGGCCTGCGCGGACTGGTGCCGCGCTGGTCGCGCATCCGCTACACCGGGTTTGACCAGTACGGCGACCCCATCGACCGCATGGTGGACGGCTTCCACGCCCGCGTGGTGCAGCACGAGTGCGACCACCTGATCGGCAGGCTGTACCCCACCCGCATGCGGGACCTGACGCAGCTGGGCTACACCGACGTGCTGTTTCCGGCGCTGGACCCGGCGGACGACGATTGA